The Bdellovibrio sp. ZAP7 DNA segment ATTGTGTTTACGAAGTTTATCTGCATCCACCCATACCCGCATGGCAGGATCAGTATAACCCCCAAGGATGATATCCCCCACCCCTGACACCATGGTAAAGCGGTCTTTCAGATAATCCTTGGCATAGGTCATTAAAAAATACGGATCATTTTTTTCATACACCAAAGCCAGCCACAAAATCGGCTGATCATCGGGATTGGTCTTGGTTATGCTGGGCGGATCCACAGCCGGTGGTAACAGACGCTGGGCTTGCGCAACCTTGGTTTGCACCTCTTGCAAGGCCACATCAATATTGCGGTCCAGTTCAAATTCGATGGTGATATTGGCAATACCGGTTTTACTGACGGAGCTGATGCGCTCCACTCCCTGCACGGAGGACAGCGCGTCCTCGATCGGATCGACGACGGAGGTTTCCATAATTTCTGGTGCGGCTCCCAAAAGAGTAATGGAAACATTCACGACTGGAAAGTCGACGTCAGGAAGCTGACTCACACCCAAACGCATAAATGAGATAAAGCCGAAAATGATGAATGCAGCAAACAGCATCCACGAGAACACAGCATTGCGAATGGAGACGTCAGAAATACGCATGATCGACCTCCCCTCGATTGTAGAGGCAAATCCCAGCGCGCGGAATTTGTGGAGGCAATCATGACAAAGGACAACTTATTATTTGCGTAAGAGCATAAAAAAAGGAGATCCAGTGGATCTCCTTTTTAGTCTTAAACAAATTCTATGATCGAATAATTATTTAGATTTAAGATCTGCCATGTTGTCAGCAATCCATTTCGCGTAGATGTCTGCACGAGTGTAGATAGACATCAAGAAGCAGTCAGGAGTAAGACGCGTTGGCAAAGCGTCGGAACGGCTCGCAACACCCCATACTTGCAACTCACCATCAACCTCTAGGTAAGCGGGGCCACCCGAGTCACCAGAGCAAACGCCACGGTTGATAGTTTGCGCCAAAGATGTTTCAGTCGCTGTCATATTTGGATCTGCAATTTTAAGCGTTGTCGTTCTAAGAACGCCCGCGCCTGATTTAATAACCCATGAACGATTCAAGCCGTAACCCGCCACGATTGTTGTTGTGCCTTCACGAAGAGCGCCTGAGTTTTTAAGGATTTTTGCAGGACCGTAAGAAGCTGGAAGGTTGCCTACGAAACGCACAAGAGCGATGTCAGCTGTGTTTTCTTTACGGGATGTGCTGTAGTCTTTGTTCACAATCGCAGCATCCACGACACGA contains these protein-coding regions:
- a CDS encoding trypsin-like serine protease encodes the protein MKSFKVLVSGLLAATALTACSPGNQNGTMTAQNEGQIIGGDKVLPGSRIIRSTVALYDSKVGALCSGTLISENIVLTAAHCVGPNPKKMMVFFTNEVEKAKKEQVRVVDAAIVNKDYSTSRKENTADIALVRFVGNLPASYGPAKILKNSGALREGTTTIVAGYGLNRSWVIKSGAGVLRTTTLKIADPNMTATETSLAQTINRGVCSGDSGGPAYLEVDGELQVWGVASRSDALPTRLTPDCFLMSIYTRADIYAKWIADNMADLKSK